ACTACGTCATCGTGCACGAGCTGCTGCACCTGCGTTTCTCGAGCCACGGCCGGGTGTTCAAGGCGCTCATGACGGCCCACGTGCCGGGATGGCGAGAGATGGAGGACCGCCGCCGGGCCTCCGCGGCGGTCCATCCTCGGTAGTCCGCCCCCCCCTTCCCCTCCTCCTTACAATTTCGAAGCCCTCTCCCACGAAACGGAAGGCCCCCACGCGCCCGGATCTTGCCGGCTGGGCGTTGCCCGTCGCGCGCAACCCGCTCTATCGCGCGCTTGCCGGCCCTTTTCGCCGGCGCCTCGGCACTGCGGCACGCCCGTTGCTTTTTCCGAGGTCCAACCGCAAAGCCCCACGGAGCCAGAGATGATCCTCGAAGCGCGCAAAGACCAGGTCCACCGCAAGGGCGACGAGGCGTTTGCCCTGGCCTGCAACAAGGACAGCCTGGCCGGCGCGGTGAGCCAGCGGGCCTGCGTGTTCTGCGGGTCCCGGGTGGTGCTCTACCCCATCGCCGACGCCCTGCACCTGGTCCACGGCCCGGTGGGGTGCGCGGCCTACACCTGGGACATCCGGGGCGCCCTCTCCTCGGGGCCGGAGCTCCACCGGCTCTCCTTCTCCACCGACCTCCAGGAGGTGGACGTGATCTTCGGCGGCGAAGGGAAGCTCGAGGCGGCGCTCCGGGAGCTCATCGACCGGCACGCGCCCAAGGCGGCCTTCGTCTACTCCACCTGCATCGTGGGCATCATCGGCGACGACCTGGAGGCGGTGTGCAAGCGGGTGGAGGCGGAGAAGGGCATCCCGGTGATCCCGGTCCAGTCCGAGGGGTTCAAGGGCAACAAGCGCGCCGGGTACAACGCCGCCTGCAGCGCCATGATGCGGCTGGTGGGCACCGGCGACACCGCCGGGATCTCGCCGCTCTCGGTCAACATCCTCGGCGACTTCAACCTGGCCGGGGAGATCTGGATCATCCGGGGCTACTTCGAGCGCATGGGCGTGGAGGTGGTGGCCAACGTCACCGGCGACGGCCGGGTGGACGACCTCCGGCGGGCCCACGGCGCGGCCTTGAACGTGGTCCAGTGCTCGGGCTCCACCATGGACCTCGCCCGGATGATGCAGGAGAAATATGGGACTCCCTTTCTCCGGGTCTCCTACTTCGGGGTGGAGGACATGGCCGAGTCCCTCTACGACGTGGCCCGGTTCTTCGCGGACCGGGACCCGGGGATGCTCGACCGCACCCGGGAGCTCGTCCGGGAGGAGCTCGCGGTGCTCTACCCCAAGCTCCAGGAGTACCGGAAGGCGCTCACGGGCAAGCGGGCGGCCATCTACGTGGGCGGCGCGTTCAAGGCCTTTTCCCTGGTCAAGGCCTTCCGGCTGCTCGGGATGGACGTGGTGATGGTGGGCTCCCAGACGGGCACGGCCGAGGACTACCGGGAGCTCTACGAGATCACCGACGAGGGCACCATCATCGTGGACGATGCGAACCCCCTGGAGCTCGCCGAGTTCGTCCGGGAGAAGGACGTGGACATCCTGGTGGGCGGCGTGAAGGAGCGGCCCATCGCCCACAAGCTCGGGGTGGGGTTCTGCGACCACAACCACGAGCGCAAGGAGGCCCTGGAGGGCTTCGTCGGGATGCTCAATTTCGCCGACGAAGCCTACCGCACCGTCATGAGCCCGGTCTGGCGCTTCGTGCCCCGGCGGGCGGAGGCGAGCCATGGCTGAGACGGACCAGTCCCCCGCCGACCGATCACCGATCACCGATCACCGGTCACGGATTTCCTACGTGTCCACCACCAACGCCTGCAAGCTCTGCAAGCCCCTGGGGGCGTGCCTGGTGTTCCGGGGCATCGAGGGCGCCATCCCCTATCTGCACGGGTCCCAGGGGTGCGCCACCTACATGCGCCGCTACATCATCAGCCACTTCCGCGAGCCCATGGACATCGCCTCCTCGTCCCTGGGCGAGAAGCAGGCCGTCTATGGGGGCGGGCCGAGCCTGAAGCAGGGACTGCGCAACGTCATCGCCAAGTACCGCCCGGCGCTCATCGGCGTCGCTACCACCTGCCTCACCGAGACCATCGGCGATGACGTGCCGGGCATCCTGGCGGAGTTCCGGGAGGAGGCGGCCGGGGAGACCCTTCCCGCCCTGGTCCGGGTCTCGACGCCGAGCTACTCCGGCACCCACGCCGAGGGCTTCCACGCGGCGGTGCGGGCCGTGGCGGAGCAACTGGGCGAGGCCGGCGAGCCCACCGGCGCGGTGAACCTCTTCCCCGGGTCGGTGTCCCCGGCAGACCTTCGCCACCTCAAGGAATTGCTTCGGGATTTCGGTTTGGACGGGGTGATCCTCCCGGACCTGAGCGAGACCCTCGACGGGCCGGCGCTCCAGGACTACGAGGAGCTGCCCCGGGGGGGCACCCCGGTGGCGCGGCTTCGGGGGATGGGGCGGTCCCGGGCCACCCTCGAGTTCGGGCGGGCCCTGCCCGGGACCACGGCGGGAGCGGTGCTGGCCCGGCGTTTCGGCGTGCCCCTGCGGTCCCTGGGGCTGCCCGTGGGGCTTCGGGAGAGCGACCGCTTCTTCCGGGCCCTGGAGGAGCTCTCGGGCCGGGCGACCCCCCGGGAGCACGCCCTGGAGCGGGGGCGGCTCGTGGATGCCTACGTGGACGGCCACAAGGTGGTCTCCGGGGTGCAGGCCGTGGTGTACGGGGAGGAAGACCTGGTGGTGGGGCTCGCGGCCTTCCTGGCGGAGATCGGGGTGCGGCCGGTGCTGTGCGCCTCGGGGGGCCGCAGCGGGCGCCTGGCCGGGGCGGTGCAGGCTGTGACCGAAGGCCTCCTCCCCGAGCCCCCGGCGGTGCGCGAGGGGGCAGACTTCTACGAGCTCGCCGAGGAAGCCGAGGCCCTGGGTCCCCAGCTCCTGGTGGGCAACTCCAAGGGCTACCACCTGGCCCGGCGCTGGCAGATCCCCCTGGTGCGGGTCGGCTTCCCCATCCACGACCGCTTCGGCGGCCAGCGCCTTCTCCACCTGGGCTACCGCGGCGCCCAGTCCCTCTACGACCGCATCGTCAATGCCCTCCTGGAGGTCAAGCAGGAGGGATCGGCGGTGGGGTATGGATATCTGTGATGCTGGCGCGTTGCGCGTGGCTCGTGGCGCGTTGGTGGAGTGGTGAGGAAGCTTCTTCCAACATGCAACGTGCAACGAGCAACGTGCGCCTCCCACGGAAAGCAAAAAGACAATGATGCCCACGACCGCCCTCGAGCTCACCAAACACCCCTGCTTCCACGAAGAGGCCCGGGGGGTCTGCGGCCGGGTCCACCTGCCGGTGGCCCCGGCGTGCAACGTCAAGTGCAACTACTGCGACCGGCGCTACGACTGCGCCAACGAGAGCCGGCCGGGGGTGGCGAGCGCGGTGCTCTCGCCGGTGCAGGCCCTGCGCTACCTGGAGCGGGTGGTGGAGCAGGAGCTCCGGCTCTCGGTGGTGGGGATCGCCGGGCCGGGAGACCCCTTCGCCAACCCCGACGAGACCCTGGAGACCCTGCGCGGCGTCCGGGAGCGCTACCCGCAGATGCTCCTGTGCGTCTCCACCAACGGGCTCGCCCTGCCGGCGCACCTGGACGCGGTGGCCGCCCTGGGGGTCTCCCACGTCACCGTCACGGTCAACGCGGTGGACCCGAGGATCGGCCAGAAGATCTACGCCTGGGCCAAGGACGGCAAGGTCATCCACCGCAACCTGAGCGCCGCCGAGCTCCTGCTGGGGCGCCAGCTCGTGGCAGTCCGGGGGCTCGCGGAGCGGGGCATCGCGGTCAAGGTGAACACCGTCGTCATCCCCGGCGTCAACGAGGACCACGTACCCAAGGTCGCCCGCACCGTGGCGGCCCTGGGGGCGGCGGTGCACAACTGCATGGCCATGGTGCCCAACACCGGCACCCCCTTCGCAGACCTGCCGGAGCCCACCCCGGCCCGCATCGCCGCGCTGCGGGAGCTTGCCGGCGCCCACCTGCCCCAGATGCGCCACTGCCAGCGGTGCCGGGCCGATGCCGTGGGGCTTCTCGGGGAAGACCGCTCCGGGGAGCTCGCCGGCCTCCTGGAGGCGTGCGCCGGGGAGCTCCCCCTCTCCACCGAGGGCCGGCCCTACGTGGCGGCGGCCACCCAGGAGGGCGTCCTGGTGAACCGGCACCTGGGGGAGGCGGACCGCTTCCAGGTGTGGGGGCCCGCCCCCGGCGGCGGCTTTCGCCTCGTGGAGGAGCGCGACGCCCCTGCCCCGGGCGGGGGCCCCGAGCGCTGGCGGGAGCTGGCCCGGGTGCTGGCAGACTGCCGGGCAGTTCTCGTGAGCGGCGTGGGCGAAGGGCCCCGGGCTCTCTTGGAGGACGCCGGGGTCCTCCCCGTGGAGATGGGCGGCTTCATCGAGCTCGGTCTCCAGGCGGTCTACGCCGGCAAGGGCGTCGCCGTTCTGAAGCGCCGCGGCTCCGGGGCCGGCTGCTCCCGGGGCACGCAGTGCCGAGGGGACGGGACGGGGTGCGGGTAGGGGGGCAAAGAGCATAGGGCAAAGAGCATGGGGCACGGGGCGTGGGGCACGGGGCGATCCACCACCAACCGAGGGAGGAGACCCTGGGTCCGGGCGGAAGTTGCGGCGGCGGAAATCATGAAAATCATCGAGCGAGCGCCGAAGATGGCAGGATTGCAGTTACGTTGGGACGCATCTTGACGAGCCGCCAACTGTTGCGCGCTACAGCCGTTGGCGATCCGCCGGATGCGCCAACGCATCACCGCGGCATCAACGCGAACACTCCCCAGCCCAGGTATTCACGCGTGTAAGCGGCGTAGCGCTCGGGTTCCGAGGTCAGATTGTCTTTGTGAAAAATCTCCTCATCGCGCCGCCCCCGGGAAGCGAGTGGTCCCTTTGTAGCTTGCGGGGCGCCGAGGGCGCAAGGAAAGAGTCCTTCTCGGTCCGGCCGCGGCGCCGCGACGAAGGATCGACAGGCTTTCGGTTTCCTTGACGCAGCGGCGGACCGGCTTGTAGCCTCGCACCTGAGGGGCGCCCGGCGCCCCGGTGCGCTGGGGACGACCGCGGCCATGCTGACCTGGTTTCGCCGACTCGATCTTCGCTGGCAGCTCCTGGCGGTGGCGCTGCCCCTGGCGGTGGTGCCCATGGCCGCCGTGGGCGCTGTGGTGGGGTACGTGTCCACGGAGCGGGCGTACCGGGAGCTCACCCGAAACAGCGCCGACGACCTGGAGCGCACCGCCCAGTTCACCCTCGACCTCCTCCACGCCCACTACCGCCAGTTCGAGGTCTACAAACAGGACAAGAAGGCCACCCTCGAACGCGACCTGGCGACGCTCGCCACCTTCGCCCACAACCTGGTGGAGGCCCAGGACAAGCAGGCATCCGGGGGCCGGGTGAACCTGGCCACCGCCCAGGCCCAGGCGCGCGCCGCCCTCAAGGCCGTGAACCTGGGGGCGAGCGGGTACATCTACGCCATGACCACCCGGGGGGACCTGAAGGCCCACATCGCGAGCGAGGGGGAAAACATCTACGACGCCCAGGACGAGGACGGGCGCTACTTCATCCGGGAGATGTGCGCGGCGGCGCGGGACGCCCGGCCGGGGGAGGTCCTCTACATCGTCTACCCGTGGCGCAACGCCGTGCTGGGCGACCCCCACCCGCGCTACAAGATGGTGGCCTACCGGTACTTCGCGCCCTGGGACTGGATCGTCGCCGCGGGGAGCTACCTGGACGAGACCTACGAGGACCACGCCTTCGAGCGCGCGGCCTTCGAGGCGCTCAAGGACCGCATCAAGGCGAAGAAGGTGGGGACGACCGGGTACATCTACGCCCTGACGGCGGACGGGACGCTCACGATCCACCCCTTCCACGAAGGGGAGAACATCTGGGACGAACAGGACCACGAGGGGCGCTTCTTCATCCGGGAGATCTGTCGGAACAAGCGGGGATGGATCCGCTACCCCTGGAAGAACCGCGACGAGCTCTGGCCCCGCACCAAGATCGTGCGCTACGACCACTTCGAGCCCTGGGACTGGGTGGTGGGGGTGGGATCCTACGAGGAGGAGTTCTACCTGGAGCCCAACCGGATGCGCGCCGGCATCCTCCAGACGGTGCTGGTCTCGACCCTGGGGGTGGGGCTGGCCTGCCTGGGGCTCGTGTTCTGGACCTCCAGCGTGCTCACCAGCCCGGTGCGGCGCCTGGTGGCCGCCATCCAGCGGGTGCGGCGGGGCCGCCTGGACGAGCGGGTGCCGGTGGAGCTGGGGGGCGAGCTGGGCAAGCTCGCCGAGGCGTTCAATGAGATGGCCGACGGCCTGGACCGCACCCGGCACCTGGAGGAGAGCCTGGCCCAGCAGGGGCGCCTGGCGTCCCTGGGGGTGCTGGCCTCCGGGGTGGCCCACGAGATCAACAACCCCCTGGGGGTCATCCTGGGGTACGCCGGACACCTGGAGAGCAAGCTCGACCCGGGCGCCCCGGGACACCGCTACGCGGCGCAGATCAAGCGCGAGTGCAACCGCTGCCGCAAGATCGTGCAAGATCTCCTGGGGTTCGCCCGGCTGCCCCGGCCCGAGCGGGAGGTGACGGTCCTGAACCCGCTGCTGGAGCAGATCGCCGACGTGGCGGCCAACCACACCGAGCTCCAGGGCATCGCGATCCGCCGGGCGCTGGACCCCGACCTGCCCCCCGTGCGGGTGGACCCGGGGCAGATCCGGCAGGTGGCGCTCAATCTCCTCCTCAACGCCGGGGCAGCCCTGGAGGGGCACGGCACCCTGATCGTGGCCACCCGCCGGGGGCCCGAGGGGTGGGTGGAGATCCGCTTCGAGGACGACGGCCCGGGCATCCCCCCGGAGGATCTCGACAAGGTGTTCGAGCCGTTCTTCACCACCAAGGCACAGGGCACGGGGCTGGGGCTCGCCATCTCGAAGCAACTGGTGGAACAACACCGGGGCAGGATCCGCATCGAGAGCGAGCCCGGCCGGGGCACCTGCGTCACGGTCGCCCTGCCCGCCGCCGGCAACGGGGAGGTCTAGGCGTGGCGACCCGGGGCATTCTGGTGGTGGACGACGACCAGAGCATGTGCCGCATGCTCGAAGAGGTGCTCTCCGACAACGGCTACCGGGTCTCGGCGTTTACGCGCTCTTTCGAGGCCGTCGAGGCCTTCGAGCCCCGCCAGCACGACCTCGTGATCACCGACGTGAAGATGCCCGGGCTCGACGGCCTGGAGATGCTCGACCGCATCCGCCGGAAGGACCGGGCGGTCCCGGTCATCATGATTACCGCCTTCGCCACCGTGGACCTGTCGATCCAGGCGCTGCGCAAGGGTGCCTACGACATGGTCACCAAGCCCTTCGAGCCCGAGGAGCTGCTCTACCGCGTCCGAAACGCCCTGCGCCAGACCGAGCTGGCGTACGAGAACCGGGAGCTCCGGGAAGAGCTCGGAGAGCGGCGCCCCTTCGGGCAGGTGGTGGGCAACTCTCCGGAGCTCCACGCGGTGATGGAGACCGCGCGCAAGGTGGCCGCCCGGCCGCTTCCCGTGCTCATCACCGGCGAGTCGGGCACGGGCAAGGAGCTGGTGGCCCAGGCCATCCACCAGGCCTCGGACCGGCGGGACGCCAAGTTCGTGGCCATCAACTGCGGCGCCCTGCCCCAGTCCCTCCTGGAGAGCGAGCTCTTCGGATTCCGCAAGGGCGCCTTCACGGGGGCCGACCGGGACCGCAAGGGGCTCCTGGAGGTTGCGGACCAGGGCACCCTCTTCCTGGACGAGGTGGGCAACCTGCCCATGGGGGTGCAGAAGACCCTGCTGCGCTTCCTCGAAGAGAAGGAGTTCTACCGCCTGGGAGAAACCCAGCCCTGCCGGGTGGACGTGCGGATCGTCTCCGCCACCAACGCGGACCTGGGGGCGGCGGTGAAGAGGGGCGAGTTCCGGGAGGATCTGCTGTACCGCCTGAACGTCGTGAACCTGCGGATGCCCGCGCTGCGCGACCGGGGGGCCGACATCCCGCTCCTGGCCGCCCACTTCCTGCGGGAGCAGAACCTGCGCTTCGGTACGGAGGTGCGAGGCTTCACCCCGGACGCCATGGACCTTCTGCGCCGGTGTCGCTGGCCCGGCAACGTGCGCCAGCTGCGCAACGTGGTGGAGGCGTCCCTGGCCGTGGAGACCGGGGCCACCCTGAGCGCCCGGGTCGTCGCCCAGTTCCTCGAGCCCCCGCCCGACGGCTCCCCCGCTCCCCCCCTGGCCGGCCTGGACTACGCCTCGGCGCTGGCCCGCTTCGAGCGCGAGTACCTCTCCCAGCTCCTGCGCAGCACCGGGGGCAACGTGGAGGAGGCCGCCGCGCAGGCGGGAATGGACGTGACCACGATCTACCGCAAGATGAAGCGCCGCGAGGTCCCGCGCGAGGGCGTGGGCTAGCGCCGCGCTACCGGCGAGCCGACCCAGGGCAGCCGGGCCCAGGGTCTCCCTTTCTCGCGCGGCCCCTTCCCGGACCCGGGCTTCGCGCCCCCTTTTTCGCCGGCGCGATTCGGGCACCTGCTCACGGCTCCAGAACACAGCGTTTGGAATAGACACCATTGATGAACCCCGCGAAGGGCTGGAGGGCACCAGGGGCCCCGGTCCGGCGGGGCAGCCCCGAGCCGCGGCTTCGTCTCTGGCACGAATGCCAATTCGCGCGCTCCGCCCTGGCAGAAACGCCAGCAAACGCCGTTACTCACGCGTGTTCGCATGCACATGCCTGCAATTTCATGTATGTGCAATCTTTCCTCAGCCGAATCCGGTTCTAGGATTTTGCGCCGTCGCTGATTTTCGGGCCTGCGGTTCTGGCAGCGGTGCCAGCGGCGGCCGCGCTCCTCGCCCTCCGCTTTCCGGGATCCCCTCCTAACCCCCCGAAAGTACACGCGAATAAAATACTGCCTCGAAAAACTGTGTTTTGGTACGGCACTTGCTGTTTGATCGCGCGCGCCCTCCGGGGGGGCGCCATCTGTTTCCTCCACCCAAGGAGTCTTCCGTGGCCGATCCCGTCTATTACACCGGCGGCCTGGTCCTGATCGTGGCCGTCGTGGCGTCGTTTCTCTTTGCCTGGCGGATGGACCGCAAAGAAGCCCGCAAGGCGCGCCCTGCCCGAGCACTCCCCCCCAAGCACTGACCGCGGCGGGCGGCACCGCGACCGCGCCGAGGGCGGGCACCCGCAATTCCGCCTCCCGGGGGCGGCCCGGGACGCGCCGCCGGAAAGGAGGAAAGCACGGTTCAGGCGCGGACCACCCGCTCCTGCACGAGAACCCGCTCCCAAGACCAGCCAACCAGGAGGCGACCCATGTCGGAACACGCAGGAGACCTAAACATCAACTTCTTCAGGCCCGTAGGTGAGTTCATGAAGAAGGACGTCGCGATGAAGAAACTGATCATCGCGATCTGGTTCATCGCAACCTATGGCTTTCTTTGGCTTCTTCAACTCGTGGCCGATCCGACGGATACCGTTACCATCACCCTGAACACGGGACAAGTCATTCAGCAGGTCACGGGGAAAAGCTTTCTCACGGAAACCCAGTTCATCGGTTTTCCGTTTCACTACTGGTTCCACGCGCAGTTCTGCATCGCGATGTTCATCGGCCTTTGTTACTGGTACTGCAAGTTCATCGACAAGCTCGAAGCGAACCGCTCTTGACCGGCCTGTAAACAAAGGAGGACATCCATGTTGCACAAATTCCGGGCCCACGTGAGCCTGACGATACTCCTCTCGCTTTTCTCGACCGCCGCCTTTGCCGCCGTGGACGATCTCAACCCCACGGGCGAGTTCAAGATCTTTCCCGCCATCCTGATGCTGGGTCTACTGGTGCTGTTCGTGGCGATTGGGTTCCTGGCCAAGGCCACCACAACCGACGACTACTGGGCCGCGGGCCGTGGCATCGGACAGATCGGGGGCGGCATGGCCATCGCCTCCAACTGGATGTCGGCCGCCAGCTACCTCGGGATGGCGGGCCTCATCTACCTCCAGGGCTATTTCGGCATCTCGTACGTGGTGGGCTGGACGGGGGGCTACGTGCTCCTTCTGGTCCTCGTGGCGGGCCCGATCCGGCGCTACGGCAAGTACACGGCCCCCGACTTCATCGGCGACCGATATTACTCCACGGCAGCCCGCCTTCTTTCGTCCTTCATCGTCATCATCATCTCCTTCGTCTACGCCGTGGGCCAGTACAAGGGGATCGGGATGATGTTCAACTGGATCTTCGGCATCAACTACGAGGTCTCGGTGGTGGTCGGCACGGCCGTGGTGCTGGCCTACGTGCTCGTGTCGGGCATGCTCGGGGCCACGAAGAACATGCAGGTCCAGTACGTGGTCATCGTCGTCTGCCTCCTGTGCCCGCTCTTCTTCATCGCGAACAAGCTCGGGTACTTCTCGATCGTGCCCCAGATCGGCTACGGGGCCGCCCTCTGGGACATCGGCCACGCCGGCAACGGGATCTCGGCGGCGGCGGCGGACCCCGCATACTACCTGCCCTTCTCCCAGAAGAGCGCCTACCAGTGGTTCGCCCTGTGCATCACCCTGATGCTGGGCACGGCGGGCCTGCCCCACGTGATCGGGCGGTTCTACGTGGTGCCCCGGGTGAGTGACGCCCGCTGGCAGGTGGTGTGGGGGCTGTTCTTCATCGCCCTCGTGTACTGGACTGCGCCGGCCTTCGCGGCCTTCGCCAAGTTCTCGAACCTCCTGGGCACTGCTGGGGTCGCCATCTCTCCCGACGCCATCGTGGTGAACGCGGCCGAGCTGGCGGGTCTTCCCGAGTGGTTCGCGGGGTTCATCGCCGCGGGAGCCGTCTCGGCGGCGTTCTCCACCGTGGGAGGGCTCCTCATGACGGGGGCCGCCGCCTTCTCCCACGACATCTACTACCGGGTGCTCAACCCCAACGCCTCCGAGGTCACCAAGCTGCGCATCGCCCGTATCGGCACGATCGTGCTGGGGGTCTCCATCATCCTGGTGGCCCTCAAGCCCCCCATGCTCATCGGCCAGATCGTGGCGGTGGCCTTTGCCCTGGGCGGCAACACCTTCTTCCCCCTCTTCCTCCTGGGCCTGTGGTGGAGCCGCACGACCAAGGAGGCCGCGATTGCCGGCATGCTGGTGGGGCTCGCGGTGACCTTCGGGACCCTCTTCATCCCGAAGACCTCGATCCTCGCCTACTACCTGCCGGCCACGTCGAGCTGCATCCTCGGGGTGCCCCTGGTGCTCGCCACGATGGTCGTGGTCTCGCTGCTCACCAAGGAGCCGGCGCAGGAAATCAAGGAGCTCCTGTATCACGTCCACAACGACGCGCCGATTCCGGCCAGCCCGGCTCCCGCGCCCGCCGTTCCCGGTAGGGGCCCCGGCGTGGCCCCCGAGCCGGCATAGCAGCGCCACACCGCGCGAAGGGAGGGCGGGCGAACCGGTCGAACCGGGCGCCCACCCTCCTGCCCGCCGCCGGACCCACGCCCTCGTCAGGGAAGCTGGAAGCTCCGATATGCAAGCCTCTGGAGGGCGCCCACGGTCCGCAAGGAAGCCCGTAGCGCTTTCGCCTCGGCGGGCGGCAGCCGCTGCGCATCGAGAAAGCAGACGACGTGCGCCCCCCGGCCGCCCGCCCGGAGCTCGCACGCGACCTTCAGTCGGGTCAGGAGCTCATGGGCCGACAGGAGGTTCGCCGCGAGCTCCTCCCCGATCCGCCCCCGGCTGCGCAGGGCGCAGATCCGGTCCACGGTGTGGGTCTGGGAGATCCCGTGCTTGAGCGCCAGCACGCGCACGGCCAGGACCAGCGGCGCCCAGCCCAGCCGCTTGAGGTCGAGGAGGCTCCGATTGGGGCCGCGGCGCTCCGTGCGCAGCCTCCCGAACCAGCCCAGCCCCAGGGGGAGCGTGACGCTGGCCCTCGCCATCTCGTAGAGGGCGGGCACGTTGTCGCGCAGCCGGGCGAAGAGGTGGGAGGCGACCTCGGCGACGAGGAGCTCCGTCCCGTGGAGGAAGCGCACGTCCGAGAGGATGATGAGGCGCAGGAGCTGCCGGTGCTGGGGCACGCCGGCGTCGTCGAAGGCAACCGTGCGGTCGATCCTTGCCTTCCACTGCGCGACCGTGCCCTGCCAGGCTTCCTCCCCCATCATGATGCCCCCGGTACACGGAGCGATTCCGGCCCGGGCGAGGAACTGGCCCACGATCGCCCCGAACCGCAGAAAGTAGGGCCGGTGGGCCGAATCCCGGAATACGAGGAGGTTGTCCTGGTCGGTGGCCAGGGTCTGCTCGCGCCTCCCCTCGCTGCCGACGCACGCCGCAGCGTAGGGGCAGGGAGGGGGCCCGAGCTCGGCCTCGGCCAGGGCAAGAGCACGGCGGAAGATGTGGTCCCGATACCCGGTGCACAGGGCCTGGAGCTCCGGTACGGAGGGATCGGCCTCGAACCGGCGGGCGGCGAGGGCATCCAGGGCTCGGTGCAGGCCGGCAAGGGCCTCGGGGGAGGAGGCCTCGCCGATGGCAGCCAGCACCGCCGCGATCTTGGCCGCGGGGCCCCCGGGGGCACGTGCCCCGCGCTGGCGCACCGAACCCGCATCCATTCCCCGTCCCCGCTCCCGCTAGAACAACCGAAACTTCTTGGTCTGCTTTCGGGCGCGCTCCCCGGCCTCCCGGTAGGGAGCCGGGTCGACCCCGAGCAGCCC
This region of Thermodesulfobacteriota bacterium genomic DNA includes:
- the nifE gene encoding nitrogenase iron-molybdenum cofactor biosynthesis protein NifE; protein product: MILEARKDQVHRKGDEAFALACNKDSLAGAVSQRACVFCGSRVVLYPIADALHLVHGPVGCAAYTWDIRGALSSGPELHRLSFSTDLQEVDVIFGGEGKLEAALRELIDRHAPKAAFVYSTCIVGIIGDDLEAVCKRVEAEKGIPVIPVQSEGFKGNKRAGYNAACSAMMRLVGTGDTAGISPLSVNILGDFNLAGEIWIIRGYFERMGVEVVANVTGDGRVDDLRRAHGAALNVVQCSGSTMDLARMMQEKYGTPFLRVSYFGVEDMAESLYDVARFFADRDPGMLDRTRELVREELAVLYPKLQEYRKALTGKRAAIYVGGAFKAFSLVKAFRLLGMDVVMVGSQTGTAEDYRELYEITDEGTIIVDDANPLELAEFVREKDVDILVGGVKERPIAHKLGVGFCDHNHERKEALEGFVGMLNFADEAYRTVMSPVWRFVPRRAEASHG
- a CDS encoding nitrogenase component 1; the protein is MAETDQSPADRSPITDHRSRISYVSTTNACKLCKPLGACLVFRGIEGAIPYLHGSQGCATYMRRYIISHFREPMDIASSSLGEKQAVYGGGPSLKQGLRNVIAKYRPALIGVATTCLTETIGDDVPGILAEFREEAAGETLPALVRVSTPSYSGTHAEGFHAAVRAVAEQLGEAGEPTGAVNLFPGSVSPADLRHLKELLRDFGLDGVILPDLSETLDGPALQDYEELPRGGTPVARLRGMGRSRATLEFGRALPGTTAGAVLARRFGVPLRSLGLPVGLRESDRFFRALEELSGRATPREHALERGRLVDAYVDGHKVVSGVQAVVYGEEDLVVGLAAFLAEIGVRPVLCASGGRSGRLAGAVQAVTEGLLPEPPAVREGADFYELAEEAEALGPQLLVGNSKGYHLARRWQIPLVRVGFPIHDRFGGQRLLHLGYRGAQSLYDRIVNALLEVKQEGSAVGYGYL
- the nifB gene encoding nitrogenase cofactor biosynthesis protein NifB; protein product: MPTTALELTKHPCFHEEARGVCGRVHLPVAPACNVKCNYCDRRYDCANESRPGVASAVLSPVQALRYLERVVEQELRLSVVGIAGPGDPFANPDETLETLRGVRERYPQMLLCVSTNGLALPAHLDAVAALGVSHVTVTVNAVDPRIGQKIYAWAKDGKVIHRNLSAAELLLGRQLVAVRGLAERGIAVKVNTVVIPGVNEDHVPKVARTVAALGAAVHNCMAMVPNTGTPFADLPEPTPARIAALRELAGAHLPQMRHCQRCRADAVGLLGEDRSGELAGLLEACAGELPLSTEGRPYVAAATQEGVLVNRHLGEADRFQVWGPAPGGGFRLVEERDAPAPGGGPERWRELARVLADCRAVLVSGVGEGPRALLEDAGVLPVEMGGFIELGLQAVYAGKGVAVLKRRGSGAGCSRGTQCRGDGTGCG
- a CDS encoding cache domain-containing protein, with product MLTWFRRLDLRWQLLAVALPLAVVPMAAVGAVVGYVSTERAYRELTRNSADDLERTAQFTLDLLHAHYRQFEVYKQDKKATLERDLATLATFAHNLVEAQDKQASGGRVNLATAQAQARAALKAVNLGASGYIYAMTTRGDLKAHIASEGENIYDAQDEDGRYFIREMCAAARDARPGEVLYIVYPWRNAVLGDPHPRYKMVAYRYFAPWDWIVAAGSYLDETYEDHAFERAAFEALKDRIKAKKVGTTGYIYALTADGTLTIHPFHEGENIWDEQDHEGRFFIREICRNKRGWIRYPWKNRDELWPRTKIVRYDHFEPWDWVVGVGSYEEEFYLEPNRMRAGILQTVLVSTLGVGLACLGLVFWTSSVLTSPVRRLVAAIQRVRRGRLDERVPVELGGELGKLAEAFNEMADGLDRTRHLEESLAQQGRLASLGVLASGVAHEINNPLGVILGYAGHLESKLDPGAPGHRYAAQIKRECNRCRKIVQDLLGFARLPRPEREVTVLNPLLEQIADVAANHTELQGIAIRRALDPDLPPVRVDPGQIRQVALNLLLNAGAALEGHGTLIVATRRGPEGWVEIRFEDDGPGIPPEDLDKVFEPFFTTKAQGTGLGLAISKQLVEQHRGRIRIESEPGRGTCVTVALPAAGNGEV
- a CDS encoding sigma-54 dependent transcriptional regulator, which codes for MATRGILVVDDDQSMCRMLEEVLSDNGYRVSAFTRSFEAVEAFEPRQHDLVITDVKMPGLDGLEMLDRIRRKDRAVPVIMITAFATVDLSIQALRKGAYDMVTKPFEPEELLYRVRNALRQTELAYENRELREELGERRPFGQVVGNSPELHAVMETARKVAARPLPVLITGESGTGKELVAQAIHQASDRRDAKFVAINCGALPQSLLESELFGFRKGAFTGADRDRKGLLEVADQGTLFLDEVGNLPMGVQKTLLRFLEEKEFYRLGETQPCRVDVRIVSATNADLGAAVKRGEFREDLLYRLNVVNLRMPALRDRGADIPLLAAHFLREQNLRFGTEVRGFTPDAMDLLRRCRWPGNVRQLRNVVEASLAVETGATLSARVVAQFLEPPPDGSPAPPLAGLDYASALARFEREYLSQLLRSTGGNVEEAAAQAGMDVTTIYRKMKRREVPREGVG
- a CDS encoding sodium/substrate symporter small subunit; translation: MSEHAGDLNINFFRPVGEFMKKDVAMKKLIIAIWFIATYGFLWLLQLVADPTDTVTITLNTGQVIQQVTGKSFLTETQFIGFPFHYWFHAQFCIAMFIGLCYWYCKFIDKLEANRS